In Vicia villosa cultivar HV-30 ecotype Madison, WI unplaced genomic scaffold, Vvil1.0 ctg.004625F_1_1, whole genome shotgun sequence, a genomic segment contains:
- the LOC131642196 gene encoding LOB domain-containing protein 24-like → MIYGRCAACKNQRRRCPPDCIFSPYFPPNDPQRFAFVHKIYGGSNVGKKLQQLPHYVREEAANNLYLEAKCRIQDPVYGCVGIISKLYQQIHDTQIELAKIQTQIAFHKLQNPQFQAEKSNLNFLPPQSNSMEQFQWPSQATNWFN, encoded by the exons ATGATTTATGGTAGGTGTGCAGCTTGCAAGAATCAAAGAAGAAGGTGCCCACCTGATTGCATTTTCTCTCCATATTTTCCTCCCAATGATCCTCAAAGatttgcatttgttcataaaaTCTATGGTGGTAGCAATGTTGGAAAAAAACTTcag CAATTGCCTCATTATGTAAGAGAAGAAGCtgcaaataatttatatttagaaGCAAAATGTAGAATTCAAGATCCTGTTTATGGATGTGTTGGGATTATTTCTAAATTGTATCAACAAATCCATGATACACAAATTGAGTTGGCCAAAATTCAGACTCAGATTGCTTTTCATAAACTCCAAAATCCACAATTTCAAGCTGAAAAATCAAACTTAAACTTTTTGCCACCTCAGAGTAATAGCATGGAGCAGTTTCAATGGCCTAGTCAAGCTACTAATTGGTTCAATTGA